The following are from one region of the Takifugu rubripes chromosome 16, fTakRub1.2, whole genome shotgun sequence genome:
- the cnr1 gene encoding cannabinoid receptor type 1A, with amino-acid sequence MKSVLDGVADTTFRTITSGLQYLGSNDANYDDPLNDAAFKTGFSLQKPLSAFRSNSFPNKVPADEELIFKGIPFFPTNSTDLFGNRNTTRDENSIQCGENFMDMECFMILTPSQQLAVAVLSLTLGTFTVLENLVVLCVIFQSRTLRCRPSYHFIGSLAVADLLGSVIFVYSFLDFHVFHKKDSPNVFLFKLGGVTASFTASVGSLFLTAIDRYISIHRPLAYRRIVTRTKAVIAFCMMWTISIIIAVLPLLGWNCKRLNSVCSDIFPLIDENYLMFWIGVTSVLVLFIIYAYIYILWKAHHHAVRMLSRTSQKSLVVYSAEGTKVQTTRPEQTRMDIRLAKTLVLILAVLVICWGPLLAIMVYDLFWKMDDNIKTVFAFCSMLCLLNSTVNPIIYALRSRDLRHAFLSSCHACRGSAQQLDNSLESDCQNRNVNISANRAAESCVKTTVKIAKVTMSVSTETSAEAV; translated from the coding sequence ATGAAATCTGTGCTGGACGGTGTGGCGGACACCACCTTCCGGACTATCACGTCAGGTTTGCAGTATCTGGGTTCCAACGACGCCAACTACGACGACCCCCTCAACGATGCcgcctttaaaacaggtttctcCCTGCAGAAGCCCTTGTCTGCGTTCCGCAGCAACTCTTTCCCAAACAAGGTGCCTGCAGACGAGGAGCTCATTTTCAAAGGCATTCCCTTCTTCCCTACAAATTCCACCGACCTCTTTGGCAACAGGAACACGACCAGGGATGAGAACAGTATACAATGTGGCGAGAACTTCATGGACATGGAGTGCTTCATGATCCTGACGCCCAGCCAGCAGCTGGCTGTGGCTGTCTTGTCTCTGACTCTGGGCACCTTCACGGTGCTGGAGAACCTGGTGGTGCTCTGCGTCATCTTCCAGTCCCGAACCCTCCGCTGCCGTCCCTCGTACCACTTCATAGGCAGcctggctgtggctgacctgcTGGGAAGCGTCATATTTGTCTACAGCTTTCTGGACTTCCACGTTTTCCACAAGAAAGACAGCCCCAACGTGTTTCTCTTCAAGCTGGGCGGAGTCACGGCATCCTTCACCGCGTCCGTGGGCAGCCTTTTCCTCACCGCCATTGACCGCTACATCTCTATACACCGGCCGCTCGCCTACAGGCGCATCGTGACCCGGACCAAAGCTGTCATTGCCTTCTGCATGATGTGGACCATTTCCATCATCATCGCCGTGCTACCTCTGCTGGGCTGGAACTGCAAACGCCTCAACTCGGTGTGCTCAGACATATTCCCTCTGATTGATGAGAACTACCTGATGTTCTGGATCGGTGTGACCAGCGTGCTGGTTCTGTTCATCATCTACGCCTACATATACATCCTGTGGAAAGCCCACCACCATGCTGTGCGAATGCTGAGCCGCACCTCGCAGAAGAGCCTCGTGGTTTATTCAGCGGAGGGGACCAAAGTCCAGACCACTCGGCCGGAGCAGACCCGCATGGACATCCGCCTGGCCAAGACCCTTGTGCTCATCCTGGCGGTGCTGGTCATCTGCTGGGGCCCGCTGCTCGCCATCATGGTGTACGACCTCTTCTGGAAGATGGACGACAACATCAAGACGGTGTTTGCGTTCTGCAGCATGCTGTGCCTGCTCAACTCCACCGTCAACCCCATCATCTACGCCCTGAGGAGCAGAGACCTGCGGCACGCCTTCCTCAGCTCCTGCCACGCCTGCAGGGGCAGCGCCCAGCAGTTGGACAATAGCCTCGAGTCAGACTGTCAGAACAGGAATGTGAACATTTCTGCCAACAGGGCTGCAGAGAGCTGCGTGAAGACCACTGTGAAAATAGCCAAAGTAACAATGTCCGTGTCCACCGAAACATCTGCAGAGGCCGTCTAA